The following proteins are encoded in a genomic region of Bacteroidales bacterium:
- a CDS encoding zinc-dependent peptidase, protein MYEKIFIVIFIILIIILIRYIKRKNAWKTPKDEFLSNWRIILSEKVIFYNNLNEEEKKRFEYKIQEFLLNCKITGIKTTVDDTDRLLVAASAIIPIFEFPEWKYLNIDEVLLYPVSFDTNFDMSSSSSVLGMVGSGYMEGKMILSKSSLQHGFRNETDKKNTAIHEFVHLIDKADGAIDGVPELLLAKQYTIPWLDLIKKKIDEIYEGSSDINPYGATDKTEFFAVISEYFFERPKLLKTKHPELYKMLEKIFKTDGISRFKIKKRNIIGRNSSCPCGSGKKYKYCCGKYL, encoded by the coding sequence ATGTACGAAAAAATATTTATAGTAATCTTCATTATTCTTATTATCATTCTGATAAGATATATAAAAAGAAAAAATGCATGGAAAACACCAAAAGATGAATTTCTGTCAAATTGGCGAATAATCTTGTCTGAAAAAGTTATATTTTACAATAATTTGAATGAAGAAGAAAAGAAGAGATTTGAATACAAAATACAAGAGTTTTTGTTGAATTGTAAAATAACGGGAATAAAAACAACTGTTGATGATACCGACAGACTTTTAGTAGCTGCAAGTGCAATAATACCGATTTTTGAATTCCCTGAATGGAAATATTTGAATATTGATGAGGTTTTGTTGTATCCGGTTTCTTTTGATACAAATTTTGATATGTCATCAAGCAGTTCTGTATTGGGTATGGTCGGTTCCGGCTATATGGAAGGGAAGATGATTTTGTCGAAATCAAGTTTACAACACGGATTCAGAAACGAAACTGATAAAAAAAACACAGCAATTCATGAGTTTGTTCATCTGATTGATAAGGCTGATGGTGCTATTGACGGAGTGCCTGAACTTTTGCTTGCAAAACAATACACAATTCCGTGGTTAGATTTAATTAAAAAGAAAATTGATGAAATTTACGAAGGAAGTTCGGATATAAATCCATACGGAGCAACTGATAAAACAGAATTCTTTGCTGTTATCAGTGAATATTTTTTTGAACGGCCGAAATTATTGAAAACGAAACATCCGGAATTGTATAAAATGCTTGAAAAAATATTCAAAACTGACGGCATTAGTCGTTTTAAAATTAAAAAACGTAATATTATCGGAAGAAACTCTTCCTGTCCTTGCGGAAGCGGTAAGAAATATAAATATTGTTGCGGGAAATATTTATAA
- a CDS encoding FAD-dependent oxidoreductase, translating into MNNKTDKYDYIIIGSGFGGSVSALRLSEKGYKVLVIEKGNRYKDSDYPKTNWNVRKWLWMPALRFFGIQKITFFKHISAMSGVGVGGGSLVYANTLPKPHKPFFHHGSWAELADWEKELEPHYETAWKMLGAVQNTYLGESDKAFKQLAKEIGQEDKFNTVKVAVYFGENDVTVDDPYFGGKGPSRTGCIQCGSCMTGCRHNAKNTLDKNYLYLAQQLGAEILAEHEVTDIIPLDGKTGATGYKVIFKQSTKLFKKKQNIKAKGIIFSGGVLGTVPLLLKQKKKNLPNLSNRIGNNIRTNNEALIFTVTTDKEKDMSEGIAIGSIIEVDENSNIEPVRYGKGSGFWRLLVMPMVSEKNFFLRILKLFIIPFTAPFKWLKIFFVPNFGKQTSIILFMQHIDSTLKLRKKLFGIGTKVEEGKKPTAFIPEAHKVAHKYGEIINGKPIVMFTETLTGIPSTAHILGGAVMGKNKETGVIDKNNKVFGYKNMYVCDGSMISANPGVNPALSITAISERAMTNIPMKS; encoded by the coding sequence ATGAACAATAAAACAGATAAATACGACTATATAATAATTGGTTCCGGTTTCGGCGGTTCTGTTTCGGCTTTACGTCTTTCAGAGAAAGGCTACAAAGTATTGGTAATAGAAAAAGGGAACCGGTATAAAGATAGTGATTATCCTAAAACAAATTGGAATGTAAGAAAATGGTTATGGATGCCGGCTTTGAGATTTTTCGGCATACAAAAAATTACATTCTTTAAACATATATCAGCTATGAGCGGTGTCGGTGTCGGCGGCGGTTCTTTGGTTTATGCCAATACCCTGCCTAAACCTCACAAACCTTTTTTTCACCACGGTTCTTGGGCTGAACTGGCAGATTGGGAAAAAGAACTTGAACCGCATTATGAAACCGCATGGAAAATGCTGGGTGCCGTTCAAAATACGTATTTGGGTGAAAGTGATAAAGCATTTAAACAATTGGCAAAAGAAATCGGGCAAGAAGATAAATTTAATACCGTAAAAGTAGCCGTATATTTCGGTGAAAATGATGTTACAGTTGACGATCCCTACTTCGGCGGAAAAGGTCCGAGCAGAACAGGCTGTATTCAATGTGGTTCGTGCATGACCGGATGCCGCCATAATGCAAAAAATACTCTGGATAAAAACTATCTTTATTTAGCACAACAACTCGGAGCAGAAATACTGGCAGAACATGAAGTTACGGATATTATTCCGCTTGACGGAAAAACAGGTGCAACAGGTTATAAAGTTATTTTTAAACAATCAACAAAGTTATTTAAGAAAAAACAAAATATTAAAGCAAAAGGCATTATATTTTCAGGTGGTGTACTCGGTACAGTTCCTTTATTATTGAAACAAAAAAAGAAAAACTTACCTAATTTAAGCAACAGAATCGGTAATAATATACGTACCAATAATGAGGCTTTAATATTTACGGTTACAACTGATAAAGAGAAAGACATGTCGGAAGGAATTGCTATAGGTTCAATTATTGAAGTTGATGAAAACAGCAATATTGAACCTGTACGCTACGGCAAAGGATCAGGTTTTTGGCGACTTTTGGTTATGCCTATGGTCAGTGAGAAGAATTTCTTTCTGCGAATTTTAAAATTATTTATTATTCCGTTCACAGCTCCTTTTAAATGGCTGAAAATATTTTTTGTACCCAATTTCGGGAAACAAACTTCTATTATTCTTTTTATGCAACATATTGACAGTACTTTAAAGTTAAGAAAAAAATTATTCGGTATCGGAACAAAAGTTGAAGAAGGCAAAAAGCCAACGGCATTTATCCCTGAAGCTCATAAAGTTGCTCATAAATACGGAGAAATTATTAACGGAAAACCAATTGTTATGTTTACGGAAACTCTTACAGGAATTCCGTCAACTGCACACATTTTGGGAGGTGCTGTTATGGGCAAAAATAAAGAAACAGGAGTAATTGATAAAAACAATAAAGTTTTCGGATATAAAAATATGTATGTTTGTGACGGATCAATGATCTCTGCCAATCCGGGTGTTAATCCGGCTTTAAGTATTACGGCAATCAGTGAGCGGGCTATGACAAATATTCCTATGAAATCATAA
- a CDS encoding RNA polymerase subunit sigma-70, with amino-acid sequence MINAIISGDIIAYTSLNKKGKNLFDNKILALTEVLKKEFNVFVRLIKGDYIECYVPETYEVLRVTLIIKSYIKTIVKEIAGNSKSNDDRTSLLKKYGIRLAIGIGELSRLDIDKGIIDGEAIYFSGRLLSKKSTSDKNKISIKDTLYLQTNNENLTNEFIPLISLIDEIINRNTAKQSEILYYKLLGFDEKSIAKKTGRYQSTVNQHSTSAGWNAIEKAVLRFEKVIKEKVK; translated from the coding sequence ATGATTAATGCAATAATATCGGGCGATATAATAGCATATACAAGTTTAAATAAAAAAGGTAAAAATTTGTTTGACAATAAAATTCTTGCTTTGACAGAAGTTTTAAAAAAAGAATTTAATGTATTTGTCAGGCTTATAAAAGGTGATTATATAGAATGTTATGTTCCTGAAACATACGAAGTTTTAAGAGTTACTCTGATTATTAAGTCTTATATAAAAACCATCGTAAAAGAAATTGCCGGAAACTCAAAGAGTAATGATGACAGAACTTCACTTTTAAAAAAATACGGAATAAGATTAGCAATAGGTATCGGGGAATTATCAAGATTAGACATTGATAAAGGAATAATAGACGGAGAAGCTATATATTTTTCCGGAAGATTATTAAGTAAAAAAAGCACCTCCGATAAGAATAAAATATCAATTAAGGATACATTATACCTGCAAACAAATAATGAAAATTTGACAAATGAATTTATTCCGTTAATAAGCTTAATTGATGAAATAATAAACAGAAATACCGCAAAGCAATCAGAAATATTATATTATAAGTTATTAGGCTTTGATGAAAAAAGCATTGCAAAAAAAACAGGCAGATATCAATCAACTGTTAATCAACATTCAACAAGTGCCGGTTGGAATGCAATTGAGAAAGCAGTTTTGAGATTTGAGAAAGTAATAAAAGAAAAAGTTAAGTAA